AATTCAGGTGTCTGACTCTAGCTGCATACAAGCAATTGAATTACATCGGTAGGTTTAATGGCTACATAATTTAGTAGGAAGTGTATTACGTGAATGAAGAACTAGTCAGGATTTTAGGAGATTAAAAAAGTCCCTCCGAACGTTCAGAGGGACTTTCGGGATTGCTATCCACACAATTAAACGGATAGACGTTCAACCTTTAATCAACCATTTTTATTTCCACCCGCCACCAAGTGCTTGGTAAATATTCACAGTGGCGCTCATTTGTTTCATTTTGGTTTCTATCAGTTCGAACTTGGATTCAAGTGCTTCTCGTTGGGTCAATAAAACTTCCATGTAATCAGCTCTTGCCGAATTGAATAGCTCATTGGAAATAGCTACTGACTCATTGAGCGCATCTACCTCCTGAGACTTCAAGTTGTAGGTTTGCTCCAAGTTTTTGATGTTAGAAAGCTGGTTTGCGACTTCTACATAAGCGTTCAATATTGTCTGCTCATAATTGTAGATAGCCTGAATCTGCTTAGCGTTAGCAGTTAGATACCTTGCCTTAATCGCATTTCTATTGATAAGGGGAGCCACTAGTTCGCCAGCCAGTGAATAAATCAAAGACTGTGGAGTATTGAACAAATAGTTTGGATTAAAGGCGTTGAATCCAATTCCGGCGCTGATCTCCAGCGAAGGGTAGAAGTCAGCCTTAGCTACTTGGATGTCAATCTTAGATGCTACCAATTCAAGTTCAGCTTGTCTGATGTCAGGTCGGTTTGCCAAAAGCTGAGAAGGTATTCCTTCATGGATAGTGTCAGGAATCAAGTCAGCAAAAACTGCAGAATTTCGTTCTACTTTCTGAGGGAATCTGCCTACTAGGAAGTTAATTCTATTTTCGGCTTCTATGATTTCCTGCTCAATGCCGTATTGAAGGCTTTTGGTGTTCAGAACTTGTGCTTGAAATCTACGAACAGCCAATTCCGTCACTCTAGCGGCATCTTTCTGATACTTTACGATCTCCAAGGCATTGTTTTGAATTTCAATGTTTTGCTTAACGATAGCCAGTTCATTGTCCAATGCTAGTAACTCATAATATGAGTTGGCAATCTCCGAAATCAGATTGGTTACCATGAAGTTTTTGCCTTCCACACTTGCCAAATAGCTGCTCAATGCTGATTTTTTAGCATTTCTCAGTTTGTGCCAAATATCGATTTCCCAGGTAGCAAATGCTCCCACCATATAATCTTGCAAAGGATCAGGCATTTCTTTGCCAGGCTTGATGTCCGTATTGGCATCGTTTGCACCTTGACTGGTGTACCTACCCACCTTGTCCACGCCTGCCGCTGCGCCTATATTCACTGAGGGCAAGATTTCACCTTTACGAACTCTTATTTCGTTTTGTGCGATCTGAATTTCCTGCAAAGTTATATTCAATTCCTGATTGTTGCTCAAAGCAGTATCGATCAGGGCTTTGAGATTTGGATCAGTGAAATAATCTTGCCAAGTGACCTCAGCAGCAGTATTTGTAGTATCCCGGGAGCCATTATAGCTCTCAGGTGTTGCGTTATTTACGTCTTTATGTATTAGCTCCGGAGTTTTGCAACCAGACACAGCTAGTGTTAAAGATGCTATCCCCAGGCATATATATATGATTCTCTTAAGCATGTGAGTGTTGTTTTTGTTCAGAAAGGGGAGATTCATCTTCATTTTTGATCAGGTGTCGCCCATCTGCCAAATTTCCAAATATGAAGTACAAGCCAGGTACTATGATTACCCCGAAAATGGTCCCGAATAGCATACCGCCAAGCGCTGATGCTCCTATAGTATGGTTACCAATTGCACCTGCACCTGAAGCAACTATCAATGGAATCAAACCGGCGATAAAGGCAAATGAAGTCATCAGAATAGGCCGGAAACGAACTTTTGCGCCTTCAATGGCTGCTTCCAATATGCTTAATCCTTCCTGTCTTTTCTGTACGGCAAACTCCACAATCAACACGGCGTTTTTGCCTAAGAGACCGACCAACATGATCAGACCAATCTGAGCATAAATATCATTATCAAGCCCCATCATCTTCAGCAAGAAGAAGGATCCAAATACCCCGGCAGGGAGTGAGAACACTACAGCTAGCGGAATGATAAAGCTTTCATATTGAGCTGCCAGCACAAAGTAAACGAACACCAATACGATCAAGAACACGTAAAGAGCTTCATTTCCTCTATTGGATTCATCGTAGGATAAACCTTCCCAAGCAATGTCATATCCCTTAGGTAAGGTTTGCGCAGAGACTTCTCTAATCGCCTGGATTGCATCAGCAGTAGTATATCCTTTGGCCGGAAGGCCTCGGATAGAAGCTGAATTGTACATGTTGAATCGAGTCACCTCATTCGGCCCCTGAGTTTTCTTCATGGTCATGAAAGCTGAGTAAGGAACCATTTCACCAGCTTCATTCTTCACAAAAAGATTTAAAACATCTGAAGGAAGCCTTCTAAAGGCAGGATCTGATTGCACATATACTTTGAAGAACCTACCAAATCGTATGAAGCCCTGCTCGTAGGTGCTACCGATAAGAATGTTCAGGTTTTCCATGGCATCTCCGATAGAAACTCCTTTTTGCATCGCCTTATCATTATCTATTTCTAATTCATATTGAGGATAGTTGGCAGCAAAGAAGGTGAACAAGCCGGTAATTTCTGGACGTGCACTTAGATCATCCATGAATTTCTGATTGATCTTGTCAAAGTCCTGATAATCAGTTGTAGTAGTCTTGTCCAGTAGTCGTAAGGAGAAACCACCGGATGAACCGAAACCAGGAATAGCAGGTGGTTCGAAGAATTCCACGACGGCACCAAGGCCTTTTGATTCTTCTTCCAATTCTTCCATGATCTCCTTCACCGTATGCTTACGATCTCCCCAAGGCTTCAAGTTGATCAAACAGGTACCAGCATTGGAACCACGACCTTCTGTCATTATCTCATATCCTGCAAGGGATGAAACAGATTCCACTCCATCGATTTCCTCACATATTTTCTGCAACTTCTGAGAAACCTGATTGGTACGCTCAAGAGTAGATCCAGGAGGTGTTTGGATAATCGCATAGATGGTTCCCTGATCCTCACTTGGGATAAAGCCTGCAGGTAGGATCTCATTTTCGAAAACAATACCAGCTCCAAAGAGAAGCAGAATGCCAAATGTGAGCCATCTGCGGCTTACCATGGATCTAAGCAACTGTACATATTTACCAGTCAACTTATCGAAACCACTGTTGAAGCCATCTAAAGCTTTGGTTAGGATATTTCTCTTCTTCTCTTTTCCATGGTGATTTTTCAACAGCATGGCGCAAAGAACAGGTGTCAGCGTCAAGGCAATGATCGCAGAAATCACAATTGAACTAGCCATAGTAATGGAGAACTGCCGGTAGAAAGTACCTACAGGTCCACTCATAAAGGAGATAGGCAAGAATACCGAAACCATTACCGCGGTGATGGCGATGATCGCACCTGAGATTTCACCAAGTACTCTTTTTACAGCTTGATAAGGAGACAAATGAGGCATTTCCTCCATCTTGGCGTGTACAGCCTCTACCACTACAATCGCATCATCGACCACAATACCAATAGCAAGTACTAAGGCAAAAAGGGTAATGATGTTGATCGAGAGTCCAAATAGCTGGAGCACGAAGAAGGCTCCGATAAGCGAGACAGGTACCGCAATGATCGGAATCAATGTCGATCGCCAGTCACCCAAGAAGACAAATACAACCAGAGCCACTAGGATAAATGCATCCCGCAACGTATGAATTACCTGCTCAGTAGAGGCATCCAAGAATCGGGATACGTCATAACTGATGCTGTAATCCATTCCCGGAGGAAAAGATTCTTTCATCGTTTCCAGTTGCGCTTTTACTTCTTCAATTACCTCACTGGCATTACTGCCATAGTTTTGCTTCAATACAATCGCAGCTGACGGATGACCATCCAGATTGGAGTATATGTCAAAGAATTCACTACCTAATTCAGTTCTGGCTATATCCTTTAAGTGAATACTTTCACCATCGGAATTAGCTCTGATGATGATGTTATCATACTCTTCAGGCTTACTGAATCGGCCTTTGTAGGTCAATACATATTCCAGCGATTGTGCTTCAATACCGGAGCTTTGTCCGATTCTGCCCGGGCGGCCTACGATACTCTGCTCTTGCATGGCTTCCATTACCTCATCTACGGAGACATTGTAAGCTCGCATACGATCAGGATTCAGCCATACACGCATCGCGTAAGTACGGCTACCTAATATTTGAGATCTTGCTACCCCTTTGATCCTGTTGATTTCAGGGATCATATTCACGTTAGCGTAGTTGTACAAGAATTTTTCATCCATGTTTTCGCTCTTGGAATACAGGTTGACATACATCAACATACTAGGCTGGATAGGGGTGATTACCACACCTTCCCGCTGAACAAGTTCAGGTAGAAGAGGCATTACCTGATCTACCCTAGTTTTCACACGTATTACAGCCTGATTGGGATCCGTGCCCGGTTCGAAGATGATGTTGATTGTAGCTTCACCGGCAGAGGTAGCATCCGTTGCCATGTATCTCATATCCTGCACACCGTTGATTGCGTTTTCCAACGTAATCAAGGTGGATTTCACAAGTACATCTGCACTTGATCCTGGATAGGCTATGAAAATACTTACCGTAGTAGGGGCAATAGGAGGGAACTGAGATATAGGAAGTTGCTTGATGGACAACGAGCCTATAAATACGATAATGATCGAAATCACAATCGCAAGGACTGGTCTTTTTATGAATGTGCTAAACATTGTGGTTTCTGGTTTTTATGAGAGATTTGACTACTCTGCATATAAGTCTAACTGAGACAATGCTGTGTGCGGATCTACGAAATCATAGTGTATCTCCTCATTTTCTCTTACCAGACGCAAACCTTCCAGAAGGATTTTGTCACCCTTTTCCAAACCTGCCGAAATCACATAGATATGAGGTATTTCGGCTGCAATTGTTACTTCTCTGGAGCGGATTTTATTTTCTTCATCCACTACGTAGACATACTTTTTCTCCAAAACTTCGAAGGTTGTTTTCTGAGGAATCAATAAGGCATCCTTCAATGGAATGCTCATTTCAACATTACCGGTTTCCCCATGTCTTAACAGACCATCTGGATTAGGAAATGTTGCTCTGAATGCGATGTTGCCAGTTTCATTATTGAAGTCTGCTTCAATAGTTTCCACTACACCAGGATATTTGAAGTATTTGTTGTTTGCCAGTAGTAGGTTCACAATGACATCATCATCACTTTTTACTTCAGCTTTATATTCTAGGTATTCTGCTTCAGGCACATTGTAGTAAACCCACATTTTGCTGTTGTCCGAAAACTCAGATAGTAATTCGCCTTCATCTAAAAGGCTACCTTCCCTTACTAAGAACCGCCCAATGATGCCATCAAATGGTGCTCGGATCTCAGTGAATTGTAAGTGAACTTCAGCAAGAGCAAGCTCTGCTTTTGCCTTGGCCAATTTAGCCTTTGCCATAGCCAGCTCATTTGGCGCAACAATATTTCTATCTGCGAGCGTTTTGGTGTTTTGATATTCGATCTCTGCAAAATCTACTTCTGCAGCAGCACTTTGTTGTTCGGCTTCATACAGCTTAGGCATGATCTTGAACATGATCTGGCCTTTTTTTACAAATTGACCTTCATCTACATAGATCTTTTGAAGGTAGCCTCTTTCCTGAGCGCGTAGCTCGATATGTTGTATAGAATGTATTTGGGATACGTAATCTTTGGTGATCAATGTATCCATGGTGAGAGGACTGGTAACCTGAAAGGTGGCTTCCTCTTCCTGATGCTCTTCTCCATGTGAGTTACAGCTTGTGATCCACAAGGTACCGCACAGGCTCAAGAGCATGAGAATTTGATTTTTCATATGAATTTAATTTGTCTTTTAAAGGCCATAAAGCCTGGCCCGATTTTTCTTCGGGAGAATCTCGCATGGCTCAAAATCATACTAGTGTAGGATCATTGAGGCATGCTCGGTTTCAAAGGATGATTTAATAAAAACGATATCTTTTTCCGGGTGATTTTGGGTAGTGGTGTATAGGGAAATACACGGAACCCGTTGAGCATCAAGAGCTCTTCAGCTAATGCTTCTGGGGCTTAAATAAGAAAAGGGGAGTTCTAGGCAAAAGTGTTTTTCTGCCTCAAAAAAGTAGTATTATATTCTAAATACCTGGATGACTACATGTTTACGAAGTTCACCTGTATTTGGGATAAACTTGCTGAAATGCAAGTCGTGTGAAAAGTCTTGGAAAAGAAAACCGAAAATCCGGGTTAAGAAAATTGCGCTAAAGTGCGCGCTATCTAAAAAATCATGATTTGTGACAAACTCATCTTCTTTTTCTTCTTCTTCGACTTTAGAATTGTTGACGGTAAAAATGCTAGTACCGTGCTCCTTGGAAGCGGAAAAAGAGAGAGGATGTTGCTGAGTATTGTTGATTCCTACAACTGTCTCAAAAGAGCCTTCGTAGCCATCGATAGCATTATCAGTATCAACACTGGCATAGATTGCACTATACCCACTTGATATGAGAATACTTAACGATAATAAGAATCTAACTAGATACTTTGCCATTTGGTCACAAACTTATATAACGGTTTAATGATAGTCAAGTACATTTGGTTTATTATTCTCAATGAAAAACTTGTCTTTTTAAGCCTTTTCGAATTTCCTGATTTTGGTGACGAGTAGCAAGTTTAGGAAAGATTATAAAACCAAAAAAAAACTATAAGACAAGGTCTTTTAGGGCTCAGGCATAAAATTTTTGGAGCGGGCAATACGGAACCCGAACCATTTTGAGGAAGATTTGGAGCCTTTGCGCAAGTTGTTTAGGTGTATAAATGTTTAAGATGAGCGTTGTCTTTTAGGACAGTTTCAAGTCATTTTTGACTCCCAATGCAGTCTCTATCTCCTTTGTCAATTCTTCCAGCACCTCAATGTTTTTGAGATTGCCTGAAGGAAATGAAAACAGCCCATTTTCATTCTTCACAGCCAGATAAAGTTGCTTATTTTGAAATGACAGATAGATGGAGTTGTCATATTTTTCTTTTAACTCCAATATCCTCTCCATCAATGAAGTGGATAATACATACCTTGCCTCAACCTGATCTGTCCCATAAACAATAAAGTTTTCCGTAAACCTGGGGTCTTCGAGGTAGATTTCCTGCTCCTCTCTGAATTTGAAACTGGACCAGCGATCTAATTTGATCCCTTGATTTCTTGATAATACCACCGTATGTCCATCGAGCTTTTTTTGGAATTTAAGCCAACAGAACATCCCACGAAATGAATAGGGGAGATTTTCTTGAAGCTTGTTTGAAACCAGATTTTTGAATACATAACGATACATTACTACTGCCAGATTCAGAAGCGGAATCTGCATTACCGTATCAGTTGCTTTGTTGGACAGGTCATTCTCAATGATTCCGATGTCGGCAAGGTTGAATTCCACCTCCCTTGATCTGCTTCGCAGTTGACCGAAATTATATACAGGATCCTCGCTTTTGAGCCAAGCAAAAAGTTTACTGCTCAGGATTTCCTTTTTAGGAGGGCTGGCTCCTTGTGTAAATTCCAAATTCGGGAATAGTTTCTGAACCATGCCGGCCATGGTTTTCATTTCTTGGGTTTTGAATTTCTGAAATGCCCGGATGAAAAAGGAAGTCGAGAAATAGATCAATACCATCAATCCAGCTAAGGGCAAGACCTGAGCATACGGATTACTGGCCGAGGGCTGAGCTTTGGCTAGGAAGTTTCCAAATGGTAGATCTACATTTTGTAAATAAGGTGAAGATAAAATGAGTATCATTCCCAATAGATAAATCCCTGTGATTCCCCAAGTGATTTTCTGATAAAAATGCGTCCTCTTTCGCTTAAACTGAATGTCTTCCAATGAAGCTTGGACTTCGCTAAATGTTTCCAGGAGTAGGTGCTGATCCATTTAGTTAGGCCAGTTAATGGTGTTCCAGGGACTGACTTTATCATTCAATGTCTGCTTGTAGATGTGACAAACCTCCTGATAATAGTTGTCATAGTTCCCTTTCATGTCCAAGGCAAAACCTAAGGAAAAGCTCTTTCCGAAATCTTCCCAAGAACTAAACTTGTCCAATGCCAATTGGGTGGCAAAATTGATGACTTTCCAGGCCTCTTCTTCAGAGATGATATTTCCTGTGAAAGCTATTCTGGCCTGTCCCACCAACATCGCAGCATCATATCCTGCCAGACTTAGCTCCATGTCAGAATCGAAGGTAAAAATGCCTTTTTGTTTTAAATCATTTAGGACTTCACCGGAGCTCAATCCATCAAGATATTTCTGCGCCCGCTCATTGGTTCCGAATTTTTGATCCATCAACTCATCCCAGTTTTCCTTCGGCTCTGATTGAATCATTTGAAAGATATAGTCAAAATACCAGCGTCTGCCATCTTTCATGAAATACTCCGTCAAATCCCAGTATCCGCTTGGGGAATCAATATCCCAGCCCTCCAAGTAAGGTTGGATCGTTTTTGCGTCCCTGAAAGTCAACGTATTGGTATTTGCTCCCCACCATTCGGAAATCGGGGTAAAAAGGGCTAATGAGAATAGCCGGTCCATACCAAGATTCGCGGCTGAAGATTTTTTGAATTTTGCCTTTTCTAAATCAGGTTTGTCGTATTCCTTTTTTCCGATATTAAAATACTTGTAAGCATAGGAGGCGATGGCCAAAGCAAGGATAACATATCCGTACCAAGGCAAATTGTCGAACATTTGCATAGTTTATGAATTTAAAAGTTGATTGAGATTTACTTCTTTTTGATCTGATTTTGGGATTTCCAAAAGCAGCTCTTTTTCATCCTTTCTGATGCCTGCGATCAGGTTGGAGGGAAATAGCTGAATTTGATTGTTGTATCGAGTGACCGCGGCATTATAGGCTCGTCTAGCTGCAGAGATTTGATCCTCCATTTCACTGACCTCATATTGAAGATGAAGAAATTGCTTGTCAGCTTTAAGCTCCGGATAATTTTCAATCGCGATATTCAGTCCGCCTAGAACCTTTGTCATTTGGTTTGATGCTTCAATTTTCTCTTTTTCGTCAGTTGCCTGTTCTACCTGGGATCTGAGTTCGGTCACTTTCAACAGAATCTCTTTCTCATGTTCCATGTATTTTTTGACCATGGCGGCCAAGTTGGGAAGAAGATCAAATCTCTTTTTCAGATAGATCTCAATACTTCCATAGGCTTGGGCAACCTGATTTTTTTTGACAATGATTTTGTTGTTGATGATCACAACAATTATTGCCATCAAGGCTGCTAGGACTAATAAAACTAAAGTGCTTGTATTCATATCTTAATTAGTTTAATGGTCAAATGTGTAGATTCTGAAATAGCCATTGAAAGGGCTCTTTTAATGATTTGATGGATTGTAATTGCGGCAATTCAAATTTTATGATTTGCTTGTCAGATGTTTGTTCGTTGGTTTCCTCGTCGCTTTCAGAGCTGAAGATGGTCACAGTACCCTTTTGAAAATCGACCTGATAGGATGTTTCATCCTCGGATATTCTTTGGGTAGTACTCTCCCTATAGCTGACCAATTCGAATGCTTTGTTTTGGTATTTAAATCGATATTCATGAGAGGACCATGATGTACATTCCCTACATGACCATATGTAAAAATTGATCTGAAGCTGACCGCTTGGGAGAATCTGCATTCCTTTAAAAGGTTCATCCATTGCAGGGGTGCTCCGATTGATGATGAAGGAATTGGATTGCAATATTTTATTAAGTTTTCCATTCTTTTTTCCAAAGTATATTCCTAATACTCTGGGGTTAGTGTGCACGGTGTCACTCTCATAGCCGTCATGGTACTCAATTGTTTCTTGTATTGGGCTTTGAATTGCAAAGACTACATCAGCAAGTCCATCCCCGTTTAGATCTCCTCTGGTTTCGGATAATAGTTGCCAACCCATTGGAATTATTTCTTCTATACTTACCCCTTTTGCAGCCAATTCGGGATAGTTGGAATCGATTTGTGCATAGAGTCCATGGGCCAGGAGAAACATCCCTAAAATGTGCGTCTTTAGATAAGTCATGGGGTATTTGTCTTTAAAATCAATTGATCGCCTTGATAAACGTAGATGGCATTGCTGACCTGGGTACTGGATTCCTCACCGGGTTTCAAAGTCAATTGGTCAGATTTTAGGGAGAAAACAAGGCTATTGTCGATCTCCTGGATATCTATCCTCTCAGTCAGGTATTTTCCTTCCTCATTCCCTTCTATAGCTAGGGTTCCTATGTGTTTTATGCTGCTTTCTTCAAGGATAAAAACTTCCCCACCGAAAGGATATTCAAAGGCTTTTTGGCAAATGATAATGATTTTATTTGAGGCTTTGGCTTGATAAAAATGGGGCTCAAAGAGATACAAATCCCCAAAGCCAAGTGACTGAAAGACTACGTCATTTTCCGAGTCCAGCATAAGTAACCTATCGCCCCAATCAAATTGGGATTCAGTACTTGAGGTATAGTGGCTTCCATTTTCAGGTTTGTAATTGCCTGTTATGATTTTTTGCCCATTTAATTCATAGGCCTGTTCTACCTCGAATTGTTCGATTTGGAAGTTTGTCAGCTTCCTGGGATGGATTTGTGCATAAGATTTTGCTTCAAGTCCATCCTTTACTTCATTATACTTTGTACCATCAAACTTCAGAATTGAGTTTTTGATATGATAGGAATTTTCCGATTGGCACTCCTCATCCTCATTTTTGTAATCCTTCGATTCTGTGATTTTTTTGTTGACCAAAAAGTCAAAGTAGCCCATGGTTTTGTTTGAGCCCTGAAACACTATTTTTTCCTCGCTGAGAAATTCCCCTTCACAATCACCATCCCATTCTCCTCCGAAATCTTTGATGGAGTAGTTGGAAAGGATTTTTTTAAGTTTATCTCCTGATTTTATGAACAGGGACCACGTTTGGTTAGAATAGGGGTTTACCCTGGACATCCCTAAATACTCGACCTGTATTCCATAAGCCTTCGTCAACTCAGAAAGAGGATACTGCGCGGTGTCGATGGTGATGTTCCGCAATTCAATGGCATCGGAGACCCATTGGTTGGTTTGATGACTTTCAAAGAAATCATGGGTTATTTTTCCTGTGCGGTTATCGGTTATTATGATGTGACTGTTCAATTCAAAATACTGTTCCCCTTCATCGACAATTTCAGGGATGACCAGAAATGTTTCATTCGGATTTTCTGGATAGACCATTGTCTTGATCATGCTGGTTTTTGTCTGTACCCAA
This genomic window from Algoriphagus sp. TR-M9 contains:
- a CDS encoding efflux RND transporter permease subunit; translation: MFSTFIKRPVLAIVISIIIVFIGSLSIKQLPISQFPPIAPTTVSIFIAYPGSSADVLVKSTLITLENAINGVQDMRYMATDATSAGEATINIIFEPGTDPNQAVIRVKTRVDQVMPLLPELVQREGVVITPIQPSMLMYVNLYSKSENMDEKFLYNYANVNMIPEINRIKGVARSQILGSRTYAMRVWLNPDRMRAYNVSVDEVMEAMQEQSIVGRPGRIGQSSGIEAQSLEYVLTYKGRFSKPEEYDNIIIRANSDGESIHLKDIARTELGSEFFDIYSNLDGHPSAAIVLKQNYGSNASEVIEEVKAQLETMKESFPPGMDYSISYDVSRFLDASTEQVIHTLRDAFILVALVVFVFLGDWRSTLIPIIAVPVSLIGAFFVLQLFGLSINIITLFALVLAIGIVVDDAIVVVEAVHAKMEEMPHLSPYQAVKRVLGEISGAIIAITAVMVSVFLPISFMSGPVGTFYRQFSITMASSIVISAIIALTLTPVLCAMLLKNHHGKEKKRNILTKALDGFNSGFDKLTGKYVQLLRSMVSRRWLTFGILLLFGAGIVFENEILPAGFIPSEDQGTIYAIIQTPPGSTLERTNQVSQKLQKICEEIDGVESVSSLAGYEIMTEGRGSNAGTCLINLKPWGDRKHTVKEIMEELEEESKGLGAVVEFFEPPAIPGFGSSGGFSLRLLDKTTTTDYQDFDKINQKFMDDLSARPEITGLFTFFAANYPQYELEIDNDKAMQKGVSIGDAMENLNILIGSTYEQGFIRFGRFFKVYVQSDPAFRRLPSDVLNLFVKNEAGEMVPYSAFMTMKKTQGPNEVTRFNMYNSASIRGLPAKGYTTADAIQAIREVSAQTLPKGYDIAWEGLSYDESNRGNEALYVFLIVLVFVYFVLAAQYESFIIPLAVVFSLPAGVFGSFFLLKMMGLDNDIYAQIGLIMLVGLLGKNAVLIVEFAVQKRQEGLSILEAAIEGAKVRFRPILMTSFAFIAGLIPLIVASGAGAIGNHTIGASALGGMLFGTIFGVIIVPGLYFIFGNLADGRHLIKNEDESPLSEQKQHSHA
- a CDS encoding PA3715 family protein → MKISYFALFLIIFSCGSGTQKDKSTTGAVELIDGAKETISTGVATGFLETINSSKTKKLPQLERTNFDSFTDETEYAQIDVKSLKLGQVYPERNFEDPNFRAIDMYTLPIRDDFHSVVVTVLKSEHEMESILINYTTDGDIIDHELVSYDEIAESMSQVVSRISENRLTVNRIFWGNTKEVEQIEYEIRWDGTIEEVNTLSLNKFFTDFNLIDDVLTGLELDWVQTKTSMIKTMVYPENPNETFLVIPEIVDEGEQYFELNSHIIITDNRTGKITHDFFESHQTNQWVSDAIELRNITIDTAQYPLSELTKAYGIQVEYLGMSRVNPYSNQTWSLFIKSGDKLKKILSNYSIKDFGGEWDGDCEGEFLSEEKIVFQGSNKTMGYFDFLVNKKITESKDYKNEDEECQSENSYHIKNSILKFDGTKYNEVKDGLEAKSYAQIHPRKLTNFQIEQFEVEQAYELNGQKIITGNYKPENGSHYTSSTESQFDWGDRLLMLDSENDVVFQSLGFGDLYLFEPHFYQAKASNKIIIICQKAFEYPFGGEVFILEESSIKHIGTLAIEGNEEGKYLTERIDIQEIDNSLVFSLKSDQLTLKPGEESSTQVSNAIYVYQGDQLILKTNTP
- a CDS encoding LemA family protein → MNTSTLVLLVLAALMAIIVVIINNKIIVKKNQVAQAYGSIEIYLKKRFDLLPNLAAMVKKYMEHEKEILLKVTELRSQVEQATDEKEKIEASNQMTKVLGGLNIAIENYPELKADKQFLHLQYEVSEMEDQISAARRAYNAAVTRYNNQIQLFPSNLIAGIRKDEKELLLEIPKSDQKEVNLNQLLNS
- a CDS encoding TolC family protein is translated as MLKRIIYICLGIASLTLAVSGCKTPELIHKDVNNATPESYNGSRDTTNTAAEVTWQDYFTDPNLKALIDTALSNNQELNITLQEIQIAQNEIRVRKGEILPSVNIGAAAGVDKVGRYTSQGANDANTDIKPGKEMPDPLQDYMVGAFATWEIDIWHKLRNAKKSALSSYLASVEGKNFMVTNLISEIANSYYELLALDNELAIVKQNIEIQNNALEIVKYQKDAARVTELAVRRFQAQVLNTKSLQYGIEQEIIEAENRINFLVGRFPQKVERNSAVFADLIPDTIHEGIPSQLLANRPDIRQAELELVASKIDIQVAKADFYPSLEISAGIGFNAFNPNYLFNTPQSLIYSLAGELVAPLINRNAIKARYLTANAKQIQAIYNYEQTILNAYVEVANQLSNIKNLEQTYNLKSQEVDALNESVAISNELFNSARADYMEVLLTQREALESKFELIETKMKQMSATVNIYQALGGGWK
- a CDS encoding DUF1266 domain-containing protein — its product is MFDNLPWYGYVILALAIASYAYKYFNIGKKEYDKPDLEKAKFKKSSAANLGMDRLFSLALFTPISEWWGANTNTLTFRDAKTIQPYLEGWDIDSPSGYWDLTEYFMKDGRRWYFDYIFQMIQSEPKENWDELMDQKFGTNERAQKYLDGLSSGEVLNDLKQKGIFTFDSDMELSLAGYDAAMLVGQARIAFTGNIISEEEAWKVINFATQLALDKFSSWEDFGKSFSLGFALDMKGNYDNYYQEVCHIYKQTLNDKVSPWNTINWPN
- a CDS encoding efflux RND transporter periplasmic adaptor subunit; protein product: MKNQILMLLSLCGTLWITSCNSHGEEHQEEEATFQVTSPLTMDTLITKDYVSQIHSIQHIELRAQERGYLQKIYVDEGQFVKKGQIMFKIMPKLYEAEQQSAAAEVDFAEIEYQNTKTLADRNIVAPNELAMAKAKLAKAKAELALAEVHLQFTEIRAPFDGIIGRFLVREGSLLDEGELLSEFSDNSKMWVYYNVPEAEYLEYKAEVKSDDDVIVNLLLANNKYFKYPGVVETIEADFNNETGNIAFRATFPNPDGLLRHGETGNVEMSIPLKDALLIPQKTTFEVLEKKYVYVVDEENKIRSREVTIAAEIPHIYVISAGLEKGDKILLEGLRLVRENEEIHYDFVDPHTALSQLDLYAE
- a CDS encoding DUF3137 domain-containing protein, producing the protein MDQHLLLETFSEVQASLEDIQFKRKRTHFYQKITWGITGIYLLGMILILSSPYLQNVDLPFGNFLAKAQPSASNPYAQVLPLAGLMVLIYFSTSFFIRAFQKFKTQEMKTMAGMVQKLFPNLEFTQGASPPKKEILSSKLFAWLKSEDPVYNFGQLRSRSREVEFNLADIGIIENDLSNKATDTVMQIPLLNLAVVMYRYVFKNLVSNKLQENLPYSFRGMFCWLKFQKKLDGHTVVLSRNQGIKLDRWSSFKFREEQEIYLEDPRFTENFIVYGTDQVEARYVLSTSLMERILELKEKYDNSIYLSFQNKQLYLAVKNENGLFSFPSGNLKNIEVLEELTKEIETALGVKNDLKLS